The Lycium ferocissimum isolate CSIRO_LF1 chromosome 1, AGI_CSIRO_Lferr_CH_V1, whole genome shotgun sequence genome includes a region encoding these proteins:
- the LOC132058918 gene encoding regulator of nonsense transcripts 1 homolog, whose protein sequence is MDSQPNNDAYTFLEVEEEQQHFNYPDFQELSQPITGAWPTPSEAPPQSSADAPPPSKPRAHAPAADVLVAGMSGLNFEENVGGGDDVGFEGFEHACKYCGVTNPACVVRCNVPSCRKWFCNSRGNTSGSHIVNHLVRAKHKEVCLHKDSPLGETILECYNCGCRNVFLLGFISAKTESVVVLLCREPCLSVNALKDMNWDLSQWCPLIDDRCFLQWLVKVPTEQEQLRARQISAQQINKVEELWKSNPDATLEDLEKPGVDDEPQPVALKYEDAYQYQNIFAPLIKLEADYDKMMKESQSKDNLTIRWDIGLNKKRVAYFVFPKEDNELRLVPGDELRLRYSGDAAHPAWQSVGHVVKLTAQEEVALELRASQGVPVDVNHGFSVDFVWKSTSFDRMQSAMKTFAVDETSVSGYIYHHLLGHEVEMQMVRNTLPRRFGAPGLPELNASQVFAVKSVLQKPISLIQGPPGTGKTVTSAAIVYHMAKQGQGQVLVCAPSNVAVDQLAEKISATGLKVVRLCAKSREAVSSPVEHLTLHYQVRHLDTSEKSELHKLQQLKDEQGELSSSDEKKYKALKRATEREIAQSADVICCTCVGAGDPRLANFRFRQVLIDESTQATEPECLIPLVLGAKQAVFVGDHCQLGPVIMCKKAARAGLAQSLFERLVFLGVKPIRLQVQYRMHPALSEFPSNSFYEGTLQNGVTINERQSTGIDFPWPVPNRPMFFYVQMGQEEISASGTSYLNRTEAANVEKIVTTFLKSGVVPSQIGVITPYEGQRAYIVNYMARNGSLRQQLYKEIEVASVDSFQGREKDYIILSCVRSNEHQGIGFLNDPRRLNVALTRARYGIVILGNPKVLSKQPLWNGLLTHYKEHECLVEGPLNNLKQSMVQFQKPKKIYNERRLFFGGGPGVVPGDSFGSASGASVDRRNSRPRGSYMAPGVPNGTQKPGVHPAGYPMPRVPFPPYHGGPPQPYAIPTRGAVHGPVGAVPHVPQPGSRGFGAGRGNANAPIGSHLPHHQGSQQPVGSLGSNFNFPALENPNSQPSVGGPLSQPGYASNMAIQGPGQSFRDGLSMGSMSQDFVGDDFKSQGSHVPYNVAEFSTQASQGGYAVDYGTQGAQAGFPGNFLNQNTQSGYSRFGSGNEFMSQDYMAHGSQGLFTQAGYNDPSQDDGSQNHFGMSSVNSLQSQSLLNPLYSQPFAHYNTQPLNMQSSQPQQQQGPQGQVFQNQKLHYNS, encoded by the exons ATGGATTCTCAACCCAACAACGACGCATACACATTCcttgaagttgaagaagaacaacaacactTCAATTACCCTGATTTTCAAGAGCTTTCACAGCCAATTACCGGCGCGTGGCCTACACCTTCGGAAGCGCCGCCACAGTCCTCCGCCGACGCGCCGCCGCCGTCGAAACCACGCGCTCACGCGCCGGCGGCGGATGTGTTGGTGGCGGGGATGAGTGGGTTGAATTTTGAAGAGAatgttggtggtggtgatgaTGTGGGTTTTGAGGGTTTTGAGCATGCTTGTAAGTATTGTGGAGTGACGAATCCTGCTTGTGTTGTTAGGTGTAACGTCCCGTCTTGTCGTAAATGGTTTTGTAATTCTAGAGGGAATACTTCCGGTTCGCATATCGTTAATCACCTG GTGCGAGCAAAACACAAGGAGGTGTGTCTTCATAAAGATAGTCCACTTGGAGAAACAATTCTAGAGTGCTACAATTGTGGATGCCGAAATGTCTTTCTTCTTGGCTTCATTTCTGCCAAGACAGAGAGCGTCGTTGTTCTCCTCTGTAGGGAACCTTGTCTAAGTGTTAATGCATTGAAGGATATGAACTGGGACCTGAGTCAGTGGTGCCCGCTCATTGATGACAGGTGCTTTTTGCAGTGGCTTGTTAAG GTCCCCACTGAGCAAGAACAGTTGAGGGCGCGCCAGATCAGTGCTCAACAAATCAACAAAGTAGAAGAATTGTGGAAGTCAAATCCTGATGCTACCCTGGAAGATCTTGAGAAGCCTGGTGTGGATGATGAGCCTCAGCCTGTTGCCTTGAAGTATGAAGATGCCTATCAG TATCAAAACATATTTGCACCGTTGATCAAGCTCGAAGCTGActatgataag ATGATGAAAGAGTCTCAAAGTAAAGACAATCTTACTATTCGATGGGATATTGGTCTCAACAAGAAGCGCGTTGCGTATTTTGTGTTCCCAAAG GAAGATAATGAGTTGCGTCTTGTACCTGGTGATGAGCTAAGGCTACGATATTCTGGGGATGCAGCTCATCCAGCTTGGCAATCCGTGGGGCACGTG GTAAAATTAACTGCTCAAGAAGAAGTTGCGCTTGAACTTCGTGCCAGCCAG GGGGTTCCAGTCGATGTGAACCATGGGTTTAGTGTCGACTTTGTTTGGAAGAGTACGAGCTTTGATCGGATGCAGAGTGCAATGAAAACCTTTGCAGTGGATGAGACTAGTGTCAGTGG GTATATTTACCATCACCTGTTAGGTCATGAAGTTGAGATGCAGATGGTCCGGAATACACTTCCGCGGCGTTTTGGTGCCCCTGGTCTTCCAGAGCTTAATGCATCTCAG GTTTTTGCTGTAAAAAGTGTTCTTCAGAAGCCCATCAGTTTAATTCAAGGTCCACCTGGAACTGGAAAAACTGTCACCTCTGCCGCCATTGTTTATCACATGGCGAAACAAGGCCAAGGACAG GTTTTGGTCTGTGCCCCCAGTAACGTGGCCGTGGACCAATTAGCAGAGAAGATAAGTGCTACTGGTCTGAAG GTGGTCAGGCTCTGTGCCAAGTCAAGGGAAGCTGTCAGTTCTCCTGTCGAGCATTTAACCCTTCACTACCAG GTTCGCCATCTTGACACATCTGAGAAGAGTGAACTTCACAAGTTACAGCAACTGAAGGATGAACAAG GAGAGCTCTCCAGCAGTGATGAGAAGAAATATAAAGCTTTGAAGCGAGCAACAGAGAGGGAAATAGCTCAGAGTGCTGATGTCATTTGTTGCACATGTGTTGGTGCCGGAGATCCTAGATTGGCTAATTTCAGATTCCGCCAG GTCCTCATTGATGAATCCACTCAGGCTACTGAGCCTGAATGTCTCATTCCTTTGGTTCTTGGCGCAAAGCAG GCTGTTTTTGTCGGTGATCACTGCCAGCTTGGACCTGTTATTATGTGCAAGAAAGCAGCTCGCGCTGGACTTGCTCAATCTCTATTTGAACGCCTTGTGTTTCTAGGGGTGAAGCCGATTAGGTTACAG GTACAATACCGTATGCATCCTGCATTGTCTGAGTTCCCATCAAATAGCTTTTATGAAGGTACACTTCAAAATGGTGTAACCATCAATGAAAGGCAATCAACAGGGATTGATTTTCCTTGGCCTGTACCCAACCGTCCCATGTTCTTCTATGTTCAG ATGGGACAAGAGGAGATCAGTGCTAGTGGAACCTCCTATCTGAATAGAACTGAAGCTGCAAATGTGGAGAAGATTGTGACTACATTTCTGAAGAGTGGGGTAGTCCCTAGTCAG ATTGGCGTCATAACACCATATGAGGGTCAACGTGCATATATTGTGAATTACATGGCAAGAAATGGTTCTTTAAGACAACAGCTCTACAAGGAAATTGAG GTTGCAAGTGTAGATTCATTTCAAGGGCGGGAAAAGGATTATATTATTTTGTCTTGTGTCAGGAGTAATGAACATCAG GGCATTGGATTCCTTAATGATCCACGCAGGCTTAATGTTGCTCTTACCCGTGCTCGTTATGGTATTGTTATATTGGGAAATCCTAAAGTCTTGAGCAAACAGCCTTTGTGGAATGGCTTGTTAACTCACTATAAG GAGCATGAGTGCTTGGTAGAAGGTCCTCTGAATAACTTAAAGCAGAGCATGGTTCAATTTCAGAAGCCCAAAAAG ATCTACAATGAGCGCAGACTTTTCTTTGGTGGTGGACCTGGAGTAGTTCCAGGTGACAGTTTTGGATCTGCTTCAGGCGCCAGTGTTGACAGGCGAAATAGTCGTCCTAGGG GTTCCTATATGGCACCTGGTGTACCCAATGGTACTCAGAAACCCGGTGTTCATCCTGCTGGTTATCCGATGCCTCGGGTTCCTTTTCCCCCTTATCATGGAGGCCCTCCACAACCATATGCAATTCCTACTCGTGGTGCTGTCCATGGGCCTGTTGGAGCTGTTCCTCATGTTCCACAGCCAGGTAGCCGGGGTTTTGGAGCTGGACGTGGCAATGCCAATGCCCCAATTGGTAGTCATCTCCCTCACCATCAAGGCTCCCAGCAACCAGTTGGAAGTCTTGGATCTAACTTCAACTTTCCTGCATTGGAGAATCCAAACAGTCAGCCTTCTGTCGGGGGACCTTTATCTCAACCTGGATATgcttctaat ATGGCTATCCAAGGACCAGGCCAGTCATTTCGGGATGGACTTTCTATGGGTAGCATGTCACAG GATTTTGTGGGAGATGATTTCAAGAGCCAAGGGTCTCATGTTCCATATAATGTTGCTGAGTTCTCTACACAG GCTTCTCAAGGTGGATATGCTGTTGATTATGGAACTCAAGGAGCACAGGCTGGTTTTCCAGGGAACTTTTTAAACCAGAATACACAATCTGGATACTCCCGTTTTGGTTCAGGGAATGAATTCATGTCACAG GACTACATGGCTCATGGATCCCAAGGTCTATTTACTCAAGCTGGATATAATGATCCATCACAAGATGATGGTTCGCAGAATCATTTTGGCATGTCCAGTGTGAATTCGCTTCAGTCTCAg AGTTTGCTTAATCCACTTTACTCCCAGCCATTTGCGCACTACAACACGCAACCATTGAACATGCAAAGTTCCCAACCTCAACAGCAGCAAGGGCCACAAGGCCAGGTTTTCCAAAATCAGAAACTCCATTACAATAGTTGA
- the LOC132031026 gene encoding uncharacterized protein LOC132031026 produces the protein MTTRTHNLLRLLVSCRKITAQVTTTSSNTIIAMASSSEQEFATQCKAKLNRVPRCRNLWDTKIACRVGEKLGDRLKEVGVDDVEIDVEEERNRNVYYRKMVKLLFESVKEKGITVIGVDKLSF, from the exons ATGACCACCAGAACCCACAACCTACTCCGTCTACTAGTCTCTTGCCGGAAAATAACGGCACAG GTAACTACTACCAGTTCCAACACAATAATAGCTATGGCTTCATCATCTGAGCAAGAGTTTGCTACACAATGCAAAGCTAAGCTCAATAGAGTTCCTAGATGTCGTAATCTATGGGACACGAAGATTGCTTGTAGAGTTGGCGAGAAACTTGGCGATAGGCTTAaggaagttggagttgatgACGTGGAAATTGATGTCGAAGAGGAACGAAATAGGAATGTTTATTATAGGAAAATGGTGAAGCTGCTTTTTGAATCTGTTAAGGAAAAGGGCATTACTGTCATTGGAGTTGACAAATTGAGTTTCTAG